Proteins encoded by one window of Channa argus isolate prfri chromosome 13, Channa argus male v1.0, whole genome shotgun sequence:
- the LOC137140076 gene encoding mucin-3B-like produces MKDYLTLTWFFFLALQDGNTGLTNPQITSYTGTEGGNITARCSFSFSGRKKLFCKGDCTSGNILIKTTNDRAQSSRYSIEYKEGFFPSTQTVMYVNITQLKKSDSGWYMCGLARTMLPDSQVDFEIIVTEASTTSEPKTTLPHFTTLLSSSTTTSSSSSTTTATTTQSLSSSSGKFTPSSSSTQTTKQPESGSSAGSGELIYVVLVLVFVVIILSAAGLIFCRRRPGKLKEGPVETAHDSFRETSREYEEIREERHSGCPPVEMSTVYTCAKFPKANGVETTKEYSSGVVTARCPQNKPELNSNDVTYTEVNFHKSPATSPHRTPDDGRDYVVYSVPLTNGSKDSSPPLYSTVAPH; encoded by the exons ATGAAAGATTATCTCACTTTAACCTGGTTCTTCTTCCTCG CTCTGCAGGATGGAAACACTGGTCTCACAAATCCACAAATCACCTCCTATACAGGAACTGAAGGAGGAAACATCACGGCTAgatgctcattttctttctctggaaGAAAGAAGTTGTTCTGTAAAGGAGACTGTACATCAGGAAACATTCTTATTAAAACAACCAATGACAGAGCTCAGAGCAGCAGATACAGTATTGAATATAAAGAAGGATTTTTTCCATCAACTCAGACAGTCATGTATGTGAACATCACACAGCTGAAGAAGTCTGACTCAGGATGGTACATGTGTGGTTTGGCCAGAACTATGCTCCCAGATTCACAGGTTGACTTTGAGATCATTGTCACAGAAG CTTCAACCACTTCAGAACCAAAAACGACTCTTCCACATTTTACAACTCTGCTTTCATCATCTACCACCACATCATCGTCttcatcaacaacaacagccaCAACAACACAGAGTTTAAGCTCCAGTTCAGGAAAATTCACACCTTCATCATCCTCCACTCAAACCACAAAACAGCCTGAGTCAGGATCATCTGCAGGTTCag GTGAACTTATATATGTGGTTCTGGTTCTGGTCTTCGTGGTTATCATATTATCAGCGGCTGGGCTAATATTCTGCAGGAGAAGGCCCGGAAAGCTCAAAG AAGGTCCTGTGGAAACTGCACATGATAGTTTCAGAGAG ACCAGCCGAGAGTACGAGGAGATCAGAGAGGAAAGACACAGTGGATGTCCTCCTGTGGAAATGTCTACAGTTTACACTTGTGCCAAATTCCCTAAAGCGAATGGAGTTGAAACTACAAAAGAATACAGCTCAGGTGTTGTCACTGCACGGTGTCCTCAGAACAAA CCTGAACTCAACTCCAATGATGTAACCTACACAGAGGTGAATTTTCACAAAAGCCCAGCCACCTCCCCCCACAGGACCCCTGATGATGGCAGAGATTATGTTGTCTACTCTGTGCCTTTAACCAACGGCTCCAAAGACTCTTCACCTCCTCTCTATTCTACTGTTGCCCCACATTAG